A genome region from Paenibacillus pabuli includes the following:
- a CDS encoding genetic competence negative regulator produces the protein MKIERLSHDKIRIFLTFDDLSERGIQKEDMWQEIPKVHELFTEMMDQAYSELGFDATGPLAVEVFALPAQGMVVIVTRGKYDPQQYGSGNEDDLPEEVYEMEVTLEQSDSIVYAFKDFEVLIEAAHMLRQHVTNAGRLYSYKDKWFLHLEPDDVDTTKHAALIALLAEFGEGSSVTPAVMEEYGKVIIPEQAIEVICTHFKRQD, from the coding sequence ATGAAAATAGAACGATTAAGTCACGATAAGATACGGATTTTCCTGACCTTTGACGATCTGAGCGAGCGCGGAATACAAAAAGAAGATATGTGGCAGGAAATACCTAAAGTTCATGAACTGTTCACTGAAATGATGGATCAGGCATATTCCGAACTTGGGTTCGATGCTACAGGTCCGCTTGCTGTCGAAGTATTCGCACTTCCCGCTCAAGGAATGGTTGTCATTGTTACGCGTGGGAAATATGATCCGCAACAATATGGTTCGGGCAACGAGGATGATCTGCCTGAAGAAGTATACGAAATGGAAGTCACCTTGGAGCAGAGCGATTCCATCGTATATGCCTTTAAGGATTTTGAAGTTTTGATTGAGGCTGCACATATGTTGCGTCAACATGTAACGAACGCGGGAAGACTCTATTCCTATAAAGACAAGTGGTTCCTGCATCTGGAGCCGGACGATGTCGATACCACCAAACATGCTGCGTTAATAGCGCTGCTTGCCGAATTTGGTGAGGGTTCTTCGGTTACGCCAGCGGTAATGGAAGAGTATGGTAAAGTCATTATCCCTGAACAGGCCATTGAAGTGATTTGCACTCATTTCAAACGTCAGGATTAA
- a CDS encoding BclA C-terminal domain-containing protein — MSDRRKRVNIKAFLEGRSFRAGSPFIPITTGEQEQFETLLQSLAITIPTAVSQPTAANILALQSGLRNVLTFVNESGFRAGVKAELQAVLELTIASSEVVPVALVNLSGNLQNLLDDLLSVTLLLEVPPPEKDKLVGLIRNMSISLSRATIGIGSSGITGPAGPPGVPGVPGVPGVPGVQGPAGPPGEVGLAGPAGPAGSVGPVGPIGPAGPQGAQGPPGATGVGLNNVTPYDPAEGPSYSQGQVVSYNGNFYVATVNSPTGIPGSSPDFTLLLSGGTTGATGATGVTGAGLTGIVAFDPALAPSYASGQIVTFAGGTYITNVVSPTGTPGSSADYTLLASAGATGSTGATGIGLEGSVPFDPAVAQTYPAGQVVTFNGSTYITNVASPIGTPNTSPDYTLLAGAGPTGSAGSTGATGIGLTGILPYDPAVAPTYPAGQVVTFNGSTYIATVASPTGTPGTSPDYTLLAGAGATGVTGATGVSVTGSTGSPGATGPTGPTGPTGSTGVGLSGILPFDPAVAPTYLAGQVVTFNGSTYIANVAAPTGTPGTSPDYTLLAGAGATGVTGFTGVTGATGITGITGATGFTGITGFTGETGATGATGITGITGITGATGVGLSGVLAFDPAVAPTYPAGQVVTFNGGTYIANVAAPTGTPGTSPDYTLLAGAGATGVTGSTGATGVTGDTGGTGATGTTGITGVTGVTGFTGVTGITGATGETGATGITGATGIGLSGVVPFDPAVAPTYPAGQVVTFNGSTYIANVAGPTGTPGTSPDYTLLAGAGATGVTGSTGATGVTGDTGGTGATGTTGITGVTGVTGFTGVTGITGATGETGATGITGITGATGVTGVTGDTGVTGATGITGATGITGATGIGLSGVVPFDPAVAPTYPAGQVVTFNGSTYIANIASPTGTPGTSPDYTLLAGAGATGVTGLTGGSGVTGATGDTGAIGITGITGATGVTGVTGDTGVTGATGITGATGITGATGIGLSGVVPFDPAVAPTYPAGQVVTFNGSTYIANVAGPTGTPGTSPDYTLLAGAGATGVTGATGITGVTGLTGDTGATGITGITGVTGDTGVTGVTGATGITGATGITGATGIGLSGVVPFDPAVAPTYPAGQVVTFNGSTYIANVAGPTGTPGTSPDYTLLAGAGATGVTGLTGVSGVTGATGDTGATGITGVTGVTGVTGDTGATGITGVTGNTGSTGVTGETGITGATGVGVTGSTGVTGTTGATGVTGTTGITGETGITGATGVGITGSTGVTGATGATGETGITGATGATGITGATGVGSTGATGATGVTGTSVTAASSYAENTNGTILVILGGTLVPLPDNQNIGTGITVNGTSDTFTLATAGRYYISYKINLTAALAVQSRILLNGAVVPPSVISPVLSLSQLATDFIITVTAGSTIQLQLFGLIATAVLSPPGATLNIIRLS; from the coding sequence ATGTCCGATAGGCGTAAACGGGTAAATATCAAAGCATTTCTGGAAGGTAGATCGTTCAGGGCGGGATCACCCTTCATTCCTATAACAACAGGTGAGCAGGAGCAGTTTGAAACATTACTTCAATCCTTGGCTATCACGATCCCCACTGCAGTTAGTCAGCCTACAGCTGCTAACATACTTGCATTGCAATCGGGATTACGGAATGTACTTACTTTTGTTAACGAGTCAGGTTTTCGTGCTGGCGTTAAGGCCGAACTTCAAGCCGTATTAGAATTAACCATTGCATCCTCCGAGGTTGTACCTGTTGCGTTAGTCAACTTGTCTGGCAACTTGCAGAATCTGCTGGATGATCTGTTGAGCGTGACTTTATTGCTCGAGGTGCCCCCGCCAGAAAAAGATAAACTGGTAGGATTAATTCGAAACATGTCCATATCTCTTAGCCGTGCAACGATTGGGATTGGTTCGTCCGGGATAACTGGACCTGCTGGTCCACCGGGAGTCCCTGGAGTACCAGGCGTGCCCGGAGTGCCTGGAGTGCAGGGACCGGCAGGGCCTCCAGGAGAGGTGGGCTTGGCGGGTCCAGCAGGTCCAGCAGGATCCGTGGGCCCAGTCGGTCCGATCGGTCCAGCCGGACCACAAGGTGCTCAGGGACCACCAGGAGCAACAGGCGTAGGGTTAAATAATGTAACGCCTTACGATCCGGCAGAGGGTCCAAGTTATTCTCAAGGCCAAGTAGTCAGTTATAATGGGAATTTTTATGTTGCTACGGTGAATAGCCCAACGGGTATCCCGGGAAGTTCGCCAGATTTCACATTGCTGTTATCGGGTGGAACAACGGGTGCTACGGGAGCAACTGGCGTAACTGGCGCAGGTTTAACAGGCATTGTTGCTTTTGATCCTGCGCTTGCCCCGTCGTATGCTTCCGGGCAAATTGTAACCTTTGCGGGTGGAACATATATTACGAATGTAGTCTCTCCGACAGGAACGCCAGGAAGTTCAGCGGATTATACATTACTTGCGAGTGCAGGAGCAACCGGCTCGACAGGAGCAACCGGCATAGGCTTGGAAGGATCGGTGCCATTTGATCCGGCCGTAGCTCAGACATATCCGGCCGGTCAGGTGGTTACGTTCAACGGCAGTACTTACATTACGAATGTGGCCTCTCCGATAGGAACGCCAAATACATCCCCGGATTATACACTGCTTGCGGGTGCGGGACCTACTGGTTCAGCAGGTTCAACGGGAGCGACAGGAATAGGTTTAACTGGGATTTTGCCATACGATCCGGCCGTGGCGCCAACATATCCAGCGGGTCAGGTGGTTACGTTTAACGGCAGCACGTATATCGCCACTGTTGCATCCCCAACGGGAACACCAGGAACGTCTCCTGACTACACGCTGCTTGCCGGAGCAGGGGCGACAGGAGTAACTGGTGCAACAGGCGTGAGTGTAACAGGAAGCACAGGAAGTCCAGGAGCTACAGGTCCAACAGGTCCAACAGGTCCAACAGGATCGACAGGAGTAGGACTAAGCGGAATTTTGCCCTTCGATCCAGCCGTAGCACCAACATATCTAGCGGGTCAGGTAGTTACGTTCAACGGCAGTACGTATATCGCGAATGTTGCGGCACCGACCGGGACACCCGGAACCTCTCCGGATTACACATTACTGGCTGGCGCAGGGGCAACGGGCGTTACCGGATTCACTGGAGTAACCGGAGCAACAGGGATCACGGGGATAACCGGAGCGACCGGGTTTACAGGCATCACAGGTTTTACAGGTGAAACCGGGGCAACAGGGGCAACAGGGATTACAGGTATCACAGGTATCACGGGTGCGACAGGTGTTGGTTTGAGTGGAGTGTTAGCATTTGATCCAGCCGTTGCACCAACATACCCAGCGGGTCAGGTAGTTACGTTTAACGGCGGTACGTATATTGCGAATGTTGCTGCACCAACGGGAACACCAGGAACATCTCCGGATTACACATTACTGGCGGGCGCAGGGGCAACAGGCGTTACCGGATCAACTGGGGCAACCGGAGTCACCGGTGATACTGGGGGAACAGGAGCAACGGGAACCACGGGTATAACGGGAGTGACCGGGGTTACAGGATTTACTGGTGTCACTGGTATAACAGGTGCCACCGGGGAAACTGGAGCAACAGGCATCACAGGTGCGACCGGTATTGGTTTGAGTGGAGTTGTACCATTCGATCCAGCTGTGGCTCCAACGTACCCAGCAGGTCAAGTAGTTACGTTCAATGGAAGTACGTATATTGCCAATGTTGCAGGGCCAACCGGAACACCAGGGACATCGCCAGATTACACATTACTGGCGGGTGCAGGGGCAACGGGTGTTACCGGATCAACTGGGGCAACCGGAGTCACCGGTGATACTGGGGGAACAGGAGCAACGGGAACCACGGGTATAACGGGAGTGACCGGGGTTACAGGATTTACTGGTGTCACTGGTATAACAGGTGCCACCGGGGAAACTGGAGCAACAGGGATTACAGGTATAACTGGAGCGACTGGAGTTACAGGGGTAACTGGTGATACGGGAGTGACCGGAGCAACGGGTATAACAGGAGCAACAGGCATTACAGGTGCGACCGGTATTGGTTTGAGCGGAGTTGTACCATTCGACCCAGCTGTGGCTCCAACGTACCCAGCAGGTCAAGTAGTTACGTTCAATGGAAGTACGTATATTGCCAATATTGCATCGCCGACCGGAACACCAGGGACATCGCCAGATTACACGTTACTGGCGGGTGCAGGGGCAACTGGTGTAACCGGATTAACTGGAGGCTCTGGCGTAACAGGTGCCACCGGGGATACTGGAGCAATAGGGATCACGGGTATAACTGGAGCGACTGGAGTTACAGGGGTAACCGGTGATACGGGAGTGACCGGAGCAACGGGTATAACAGGAGCAACAGGCATTACAGGTGCGACCGGTATTGGTTTGAGTGGAGTTGTTCCATTCGACCCAGCTGTGGCTCCGACGTACCCAGCAGGTCAAGTAGTTACGTTCAATGGAAGTACGTATATTGCCAATGTTGCAGGGCCAACCGGAACACCAGGGACATCGCCAGATTACACATTACTGGCGGGCGCAGGGGCAACTGGTGTAACCGGAGCAACAGGTATAACTGGAGTTACAGGGTTAACTGGTGATACGGGAGCAACTGGCATTACCGGGATTACGGGAGTGACCGGAGATACAGGAGTTACTGGTGTTACTGGAGCAACGGGTATAACTGGAGCAACTGGCATCACAGGTGCGACCGGTATTGGTTTGAGTGGAGTTGTACCATTCGATCCAGCTGTGGCTCCAACGTACCCAGCAGGTCAAGTAGTTACGTTCAATGGAAGTACGTATATTGCCAATGTTGCAGGGCCAACCGGAACACCAGGGACATCGCCAGATTACACATTACTGGCGGGTGCAGGGGCAACTGGTGTAACCGGATTAACAGGAGTCTCTGGCGTAACAGGTGCCACCGGGGATACTGGAGCAACAGGAATAACTGGAGTGACTGGGGTTACAGGGGTAACTGGTGATACGGGAGCAACTGGAATCACGGGAGTGACCGGAAATACAGGATCTACTGGTGTCACCGGAGAAACGGGTATAACGGGAGCGACTGGCGTAGGAGTAACAGGAAGTACAGGGGTTACTGGAACCACAGGTGCTACGGGAGTAACGGGTACAACTGGCATAACTGGAGAGACTGGTATAACCGGAGCAACGGGTGTAGGCATAACGGGAAGTACGGGAGTAACCGGGGCAACAGGTGCAACTGGGGAGACAGGTATAACAGGTGCCACCGGTGCAACTGGCATTACGGGGGCGACTGGTGTCGGATCCACTGGGGCTACTGGCGCCACAGGTGTAACAGGAACTTCGGTTACAGCAGCTTCCTCATACGCAGAGAATACAAATGGAACCATTCTGGTTATTTTGGGAGGTACATTAGTTCCACTCCCTGATAACCAAAATATAGGAACAGGCATCACAGTGAATGGAACCAGTGATACGTTTACTCTCGCTACCGCAGGACGTTATTATATTAGTTACAAAATCAATCTTACCGCAGCTCTCGCTGTCCAATCTCGGATATTGCTTAATGGTGCTGTAGTTCCACCAAGTGTAATCTCACCAGTACTTTCGCTTAGCCAGTTAGCAACCGACTTTATTATAACCGTCACAGCTGGATCAACCATTCAACTGCAATTGTTTGGCTTGATTGCAACAGCAGTACTGTCACCTCCGGGTGCAACACTTAATATCATTCGGTTAAGCTAA
- the serA gene encoding phosphoglycerate dehydrogenase, whose protein sequence is MYKVLVSDPISDLGIQQLVDANDVVVEKNTGLSEDELVAIIGNYDALLVRSQTRVTDRIMTAGTNLKVIGRAGVGVDNIDLEAATQRGIIVINAPDGNTITTCEHTFAMMMALARHIPQAYAKTIQGTWDRKTFLGVELRNKTLGVLGMGRIGSEVAKRAKAFGMDILAYDPFLTQERAEKLQVKLASVDDIIRNADFMTVHTPLTPETRHMISRAQFEVMKKGMRIINCARGGVIDEMALVEAIDEGIVAGAAFDVFESEPPAQDHPFLNHPSIIVTPHLGASTVEAQENVAIDVSEQVLHILRNEPFKNAVNMPAVAPTVMNKLQPYFKLGETLGSFAAQITQNAVQEIRIDYAGDLSEVDTSPLTRYIVKGILARHLGGEANIVNSMHLAKTRDLNVVVSQTSATKGFTNLITVTLVTTQDGEERRVAGTLLAGYGERIVRLDKFPVDIAPESHQILISHNDKPGIIGRVGTLLGQNDVNIASMQVGRKIIGGAAIMILTVDKAVPKDVLVQLTGLPELNTAVEIVLE, encoded by the coding sequence ATGTACAAAGTGTTAGTATCGGACCCAATCAGTGATCTGGGTATCCAGCAGCTGGTGGATGCAAATGATGTTGTAGTTGAGAAAAATACCGGTCTTAGTGAAGATGAGCTTGTAGCCATTATCGGTAATTATGACGCCCTTCTCGTTCGAAGCCAAACTCGTGTTACAGATCGTATTATGACCGCTGGAACAAATCTCAAGGTCATTGGCCGTGCAGGGGTTGGGGTGGATAACATTGACCTCGAGGCTGCCACTCAACGCGGTATCATCGTTATTAATGCCCCTGATGGTAACACCATCACGACATGTGAGCATACATTTGCCATGATGATGGCACTGGCACGTCACATCCCACAGGCATATGCCAAAACCATTCAAGGTACATGGGATCGTAAAACCTTCCTGGGTGTGGAACTCAGAAACAAAACACTGGGCGTACTCGGGATGGGACGGATCGGCAGCGAGGTAGCTAAACGTGCCAAAGCCTTTGGTATGGATATTCTCGCATATGACCCGTTTCTGACCCAAGAACGTGCAGAGAAGCTTCAGGTTAAACTGGCCAGCGTAGATGATATCATTCGTAATGCCGACTTTATGACAGTACACACTCCATTGACACCTGAAACTCGTCACATGATCTCCCGCGCACAATTTGAAGTCATGAAAAAAGGCATGCGCATCATCAACTGTGCTCGTGGCGGAGTCATTGATGAAATGGCTCTTGTGGAAGCAATTGATGAAGGTATTGTTGCCGGTGCTGCATTTGACGTATTTGAAAGCGAGCCACCAGCACAGGATCATCCTTTCCTGAACCACCCGAGCATTATCGTAACGCCTCACCTGGGTGCATCCACCGTGGAAGCACAAGAAAATGTAGCGATTGATGTATCGGAGCAGGTACTTCATATTTTGCGGAATGAACCGTTCAAAAACGCTGTGAACATGCCAGCAGTTGCGCCAACGGTTATGAATAAACTTCAGCCGTATTTCAAGCTGGGTGAAACCCTGGGCAGCTTTGCAGCTCAAATTACACAAAATGCAGTACAAGAGATTCGAATTGACTATGCAGGTGACCTTTCAGAAGTAGATACGTCGCCACTCACTCGTTACATTGTTAAGGGCATTCTCGCCAGACATCTGGGCGGGGAGGCAAATATCGTCAACTCCATGCATCTGGCCAAAACCCGTGATCTGAATGTGGTTGTAAGCCAAACATCCGCAACCAAAGGGTTTACCAATCTCATCACAGTCACATTGGTAACGACACAGGACGGAGAGGAGCGTCGTGTAGCTGGTACGCTGCTTGCAGGTTATGGAGAACGGATCGTACGCCTGGACAAATTCCCAGTAGATATCGCTCCAGAAAGTCACCAAATTCTGATCTCCCATAACGATAAGCCAGGTATCATCGGACGGGTGGGTACTCTGCTTGGTCAAAATGATGTCAACATTGCCTCCATGCAGGTGGGACGTAAAATTATCGGTGGTGCTGCAATCATGATTCTGACTGTGGATAAAGCCGTTCCGAAAGATGTCCTTGTCCAGCTTACAGGTCTGCCTGAGCTTAATACAGCTGTTGAAATTGTTCTTGAATAG
- a CDS encoding polysaccharide deacetylase family protein, whose protein sequence is MFRTTAAILIAASLLLSACGTQEASTTENTAPENETVSSVPSEESNTSNMKDNQTSTQDSLEQTEQQEQEQTEDKKEQQIEKTYHMNENYYIKPNDENGKKKVVLLTFDDGPKEEEMINGLIDTLDKHHAKAIFFVNGYRVKSHPELLKLIYEREQIIGNHAWDHEDLKKMSASEAAKQVTDVQHIVKETIGVEPEFFRPPFGSGNDALKEAVKKNGMLYMTWSNGSLDWDKSTQNKPEKVVQNVLDQLNPGSNILMHELPWTVGALDDLLTKLENKGYSFVDPRSIELEAR, encoded by the coding sequence ATGTTTAGAACGACTGCCGCAATCCTTATTGCCGCGAGTCTCCTGTTGTCAGCATGCGGAACGCAAGAAGCATCAACTACCGAAAACACAGCTCCTGAAAATGAAACTGTCTCTTCTGTACCAAGTGAAGAGAGCAACACTTCAAACATGAAAGATAATCAGACATCAACACAGGACAGCTTAGAGCAAACGGAACAACAAGAACAAGAACAAACCGAAGATAAGAAGGAACAACAGATTGAAAAAACGTATCATATGAATGAAAATTATTACATCAAGCCCAATGATGAAAATGGTAAAAAAAAGGTCGTTCTTTTGACATTCGATGACGGCCCAAAAGAAGAAGAAATGATTAATGGACTAATTGACACGCTCGACAAACATCATGCCAAGGCCATATTTTTCGTTAATGGATACCGGGTCAAAAGTCATCCTGAATTGTTAAAGCTCATTTACGAGCGAGAACAAATTATTGGGAACCACGCCTGGGACCATGAGGATCTCAAGAAAATGTCCGCTTCAGAAGCTGCCAAGCAGGTAACTGATGTTCAACACATCGTTAAAGAAACGATTGGTGTGGAACCGGAATTTTTCCGTCCTCCCTTTGGCTCAGGCAATGACGCTTTGAAAGAAGCCGTCAAAAAAAATGGCATGTTATACATGACTTGGTCCAACGGTTCGTTGGACTGGGACAAGAGCACTCAGAACAAACCGGAAAAAGTGGTTCAGAATGTGCTTGATCAGTTAAATCCCGGAAGTAATATCTTGATGCATGAACTTCCTTGGACTGTAGGGGCACTTGATGATTTGTTAACGAAGCTGGAGAACAAGGGGTATTCATTTGTAGATCCACGTTCCATAGAGCTCGAAGCCAGGTGA
- a CDS encoding type II CAAX endopeptidase family protein produces the protein MKKSKFSKFKIQKAEPQQLTERLLLINLYFTQGLTLIIGVIWILMQKRNLFDVLAWPESVHFIWWGLGLAGIMLVMDLVLSHVIPQESMDDGGINDMLFRSRPIWHIVCIAAIVAICEELLFRGAIQHAIGPYWTSILFAVIHIRYLRHWIPTGWVFVSSYGLGWIYLQSGTLWAPILCHFIIDLVSGLAIRFRRGS, from the coding sequence ATGAAAAAATCAAAGTTTTCCAAGTTCAAGATTCAGAAGGCTGAACCACAGCAGCTTACCGAGCGCTTGCTTCTGATCAATCTATACTTTACACAAGGTTTAACTCTGATCATTGGAGTTATATGGATTTTAATGCAGAAGCGAAATCTGTTCGACGTGCTCGCTTGGCCTGAAAGTGTCCATTTTATTTGGTGGGGGCTTGGTCTTGCTGGTATTATGCTGGTCATGGATTTGGTACTTTCCCATGTCATTCCTCAGGAGAGCATGGATGACGGCGGAATTAACGATATGCTGTTCAGATCTCGCCCCATTTGGCATATCGTATGTATAGCGGCCATTGTCGCTATATGTGAAGAGTTGTTGTTTCGTGGAGCCATACAGCATGCAATTGGCCCTTACTGGACTAGCATTTTGTTTGCAGTAATTCATATTCGATATCTTCGCCACTGGATTCCTACAGGTTGGGTATTTGTTTCAAGCTATGGATTGGGTTGGATTTATTTGCAATCCGGCACATTGTGGGCGCCGATATTATGTCACTTTATTATTGATTTGGTGTCCGGATTAGCGATACGTTTTCGGAGGGGATCATGA
- a CDS encoding metallophosphoesterase yields MWREAQLHRVVEDEVEVNGLPLSFDGSVILYVSDLHKRQLKQEDLMPLLGQVDWVLIGGDVAEKGMLWSIVRRNMQLLTAIAPTFAVYGNHDKLAGTTQLARIFQETGVRLLQDQVVSLQKSDSSIKLAGADYRSHELSNHLTEKDRNECLIVLIHDPLQAKHVHDYADLILSGHTHGGQLVFPFLGPLFLNKAYRNVSNGWYTLKKMNGDPNGKMLVSRGYGTNHLPLRLCCSAEMHKITLKSVNNK; encoded by the coding sequence ATGTGGCGCGAAGCGCAGCTTCATCGGGTCGTGGAGGATGAAGTTGAAGTAAACGGCCTACCCCTTTCATTTGATGGAAGCGTCATTTTGTATGTATCCGACCTTCATAAGAGACAATTGAAGCAGGAGGACCTTATGCCGCTATTGGGTCAGGTGGATTGGGTTCTCATAGGCGGAGATGTGGCTGAAAAAGGAATGTTATGGTCTATCGTCAGACGCAATATGCAATTGCTGACAGCGATTGCCCCTACTTTTGCGGTTTATGGAAATCATGACAAACTTGCGGGAACGACTCAGTTAGCACGGATTTTTCAGGAAACTGGCGTTCGGCTTCTGCAGGACCAGGTTGTGTCTCTTCAAAAGAGTGATTCCAGCATAAAACTCGCCGGAGCAGATTATCGGTCCCATGAGCTAAGCAATCACCTCACGGAAAAGGACAGGAATGAATGCTTGATTGTGTTAATTCACGATCCGCTTCAGGCGAAGCATGTACATGATTATGCTGATCTTATCTTGAGTGGACATACTCACGGGGGACAACTTGTTTTCCCGTTTCTTGGCCCGCTTTTTCTGAACAAAGCTTACCGGAATGTGTCGAACGGATGGTACACCTTGAAAAAGATGAACGGTGATCCCAATGGCAAAATGCTGGTCAGCAGAGGTTATGGAACGAATCATTTGCCGCTCAGATTATGCTGCTCCGCTGAGATGCACAAGATTACTTTAAAATCGGTAAATAATAAATAA
- a CDS encoding ATP-binding protein, with protein MWVINWKYRNSFNFWRSLVGKLWITIICLVGCVLIALGLFLLPYIDTNFAESESRDIKRLFTYVCIIGFSLTTFFALFLFTKITQPMQQLIQAANAIRKGNYGTRLSLVTSDEIGELANTFNHMAAQLEDNIRNLNHEKEHLASVLRSMTDAVVTFDGEGKVILTNPPGEKIMQAWCDLDWAQDEEGQEVNKGDVSSRDVPEPLVPLFKLVMEHGGDQSSNVHVQQGVWSVQMTPLYADSVVRGAVAVLRDVTEEVRLEKMRRDFVANVSHEIRTPLSMMQGYSEALLDGMAASPEESEELIQVIHDESLRMGRLVKDLLDLARMEAGHTDMAMKEVDLVELLERVYRKFSVRSKEQDIRLHFECNLPTIMLQQADEDRLEQVFTNLLDNAFRHTPPDKNVIIAATLAGDHRTSIAKVSIKDEGAGIPTSDLPFIFERFYKADKARVRGESVGTGLGLAIVKNIVDAHHGIIHVNSTLGEGTEFILQFPVNSPK; from the coding sequence GTGTGGGTTATAAACTGGAAGTACCGAAATAGCTTCAATTTCTGGAGATCACTGGTCGGGAAGTTATGGATTACGATTATATGTCTCGTGGGCTGTGTGCTCATCGCGCTGGGTCTTTTTTTGCTACCGTATATTGATACCAATTTTGCGGAGTCGGAATCCAGGGACATCAAGCGTCTGTTCACATATGTCTGTATCATCGGGTTTAGTTTGACGACATTCTTCGCCCTCTTTCTGTTCACGAAGATCACTCAGCCGATGCAGCAGTTGATTCAGGCAGCCAATGCGATCCGCAAAGGAAACTATGGGACAAGGCTCTCTCTGGTGACTAGTGACGAGATTGGAGAACTGGCTAACACATTTAACCACATGGCTGCTCAACTGGAGGACAACATTCGGAACCTGAACCATGAGAAGGAACACTTGGCAAGCGTGCTTCGAAGTATGACCGATGCCGTGGTTACCTTTGATGGTGAAGGTAAAGTCATTCTGACGAATCCTCCAGGGGAGAAGATCATGCAGGCTTGGTGTGACCTCGATTGGGCCCAGGATGAAGAGGGGCAGGAAGTAAATAAGGGGGATGTGTCTTCCCGGGATGTTCCTGAACCGCTGGTTCCTTTGTTTAAACTGGTTATGGAGCATGGCGGCGATCAGAGCTCGAATGTACATGTACAGCAGGGAGTATGGTCTGTGCAGATGACGCCACTATATGCGGATAGCGTGGTTCGAGGTGCGGTTGCTGTTCTGCGTGATGTGACTGAAGAGGTTCGTCTGGAAAAAATGCGTCGTGATTTCGTTGCCAATGTATCTCATGAAATACGTACACCATTATCCATGATGCAAGGTTACAGTGAAGCTCTTCTGGATGGCATGGCAGCCTCTCCCGAGGAAAGTGAAGAATTGATTCAGGTCATTCATGATGAGTCACTCCGTATGGGCAGATTGGTCAAGGATCTCCTGGATCTGGCTCGGATGGAAGCAGGGCATACGGACATGGCAATGAAGGAAGTCGATCTAGTGGAACTTCTGGAGCGGGTGTATCGGAAATTTTCCGTACGTTCTAAAGAACAGGATATCCGGCTTCATTTTGAATGTAATCTGCCTACCATTATGCTTCAGCAGGCTGATGAGGATCGTCTTGAGCAGGTATTTACCAATCTGCTTGATAATGCATTTCGTCATACACCTCCCGACAAAAATGTCATTATTGCGGCCACATTGGCTGGAGATCATCGCACGTCCATTGCTAAAGTGTCGATTAAGGATGAGGGTGCCGGTATACCTACCTCCGATCTGCCATTTATCTTTGAAAGATTTTACAAAGCGGATAAGGCGCGGGTTCGTGGAGAAAGTGTGGGTACTGGACTGGGTCTGGCGATCGTGAAAAATATCGTTGATGCACATCATGGTATCATTCATGTAAACAGCACACTTGGGGAAGGTACAGAGTTTATATTACAATTTCCGGTGAATTCCCCGAAATAG